The genomic interval tcaatgactagtctTAGGATTtggtatagataagactgcattattgaaacaatagtTTTCTCTAAATTCACCCTCATTTCTATTAGAAGTaactaggttaagaaaataagtaacacttggcttgattatttgcataagtagagcaagaagagcaattgattacataggctcttttaaatatgctttgctggaactttttgtaaggaatttcagattgaatttttaagggcttcttgaggccagaaagccaagccagacttgccatcaggttgtgcctgcagtacctgtagatttgggtgaattcctctcttcttgaggttctcaagacattcctgaagttcctgcacctgccagggagtgaccttctttactcacctggtaggGCTGCTGGGAACTTTGTAAAccaggtaccaggccagttcttctaaggggctttgttgactttataaagtcaatcttagttccttaaagctgtctgttcatatctgagtttacacatgtgTGTCTCACATAtgatgttccagtcaaagccttggtaatataaccagtgtttctaattggtcttcttacaaggaaagcatattcttattgaacttgtgcaaataaacatactgccatgaaatataaaaatagtcactgagagtttttttgtttttttaatactggagggatcaggtagagagaaagataaagtctcaattctgcttataaaggcagtcatttactaaacttttgtcagcttaagagaaaaagcttaaaacactttatcagcaacatttgaaacaaaaagctacaaaatcatattctttagtttacttaatcttatatAACTAATACTTGCTCTGCTGAAATCtggttctttactagcttaagagtaataaaacagtgactataaataataaaagacaaatgacaatggttaaagatctgatgatagcttactgtaagacagttgacaaggaaattctgatatttctgtaacacaaaacattcagtaacaaagtttagcattattttttttgacagtgctttctaggtaattaagcaggtaattatatatcagataaataagctaaattagccaaatattttctccattgagaaaaagttcctctgacatgttccaggggccttctggaaaatatcagagttaactagaggtaaaagtgcctttttgaatttgattttgggaagctgttaaaagttttaaggcacttgcttaaataggattgtAGGTTGCTATGacacaatacttatctatttaaccagaatgacaacaaaatacctcaacaGCAAAtaaaaggttacacagttgttagcaaactttagcttttagtccttttaatattaagatctcattttcgtaaatactctgacaactcattgagactttaagaatgagaaactgctttgataaaaaaaattagagaacgttttgcaatttttcaatattaagagcagactaacagttaagaaaactttgtctttttaactgaaagcaaaattctaattttgctgtgtacttgataccgagatacatttgctttaattttatgtagCATGAAAATACTAAATTCTACAaattttctacaactttctttctaTGTTTAGagttctctctttaaataaacagctgtactttagaacaaagttactttcttttatcaagacACATTCTTTtgtatgcagaaatgttttccttattactttaagtagttttaattagaacttaaaactattaggtactttaatttttagtgaacactgagaggtaggctattgtaaactgttacactaccattgtttggattgacaaatttatgaacattttataatttctgttaactatgagctttacaacacaatctctcactaagcacaaagcatatctttttaatttagcaaaattttaaggttttaggttacaaCAAAGATATTTAGGCTgtagataggtatacacactgtaacacacaattaaaaaggtgttcacttgccacacttatttagttcactcattcataacaactatgctagattacttaccagacctttactgaatattagacaaagctaagcctttaagcattttattcttaaaagatttagcaggtaACCttaatgaccttaggtaaacttaggcagctgataaccacaaggacatgcccacctcagtcaaacccaaattagcattaatgcttaacattttttatcagattttctggaagttttagaatggccaattttcacaagcgcttgtttttaaatcaatttttattaataccatccagaggtgggaaaatatttttcatttacacacctagacacacaaacatacaaactgagacacaacgactacagtcagcaacacctcccacacaaaaacatatacacagacagacaaaccgatataaagacttgagtcactgataaccattgctttctctctcctcagcttcctgtctgtggcttctggaaccagagggcgggaggagcgtGTTCCGGTGGGGAAAGAGGgtggtgaaggcggaaggagagggggagggggtggtgcagctacagaagaggagagcaggacaacggcatggttgagaatgtaggagtTTAAGATGGTGAtgacacgtgtgaagacaaaggacttaaagatggaggtggagagagggggaggggattgtgagctgagggaggcgggcgactgaggtcttctggcggatctgaaaaggaaggactgatcagagtaagaggctgacaatctttaactggagatcggggccaggagaacctgagacATTGAACACAACGTAAAGGTCTGGGCAGGagcacaaagtccaaaaagcctgcacatatgggatttcagtCTACTCTCTGCtctagtggcaataattaatcaagtcggtgaagaggccaaaattgaaagttccctcaggcggccagcgagattgattgtccaagggatactgaggcctggcctcagagcaaagaaagactagcttccgtTTGCAAACTTAtcggacaaatatagagtagccaaattagaaatgagacaccacaacGGGGTCTGAgactctgcttttgagggctggttccccatgtctgcgccacttcCTAACTAATCCCgttgagaggagcgcccagcgtcccaagcgcaccaagtcagcggagacgtcctgggagcctgggtgagggacgtctcccacaccgcagggccaggggcgggccggATGCCCGCAGATGttctggggcctggggtagggatgTCTCCCGTACTGCAGGGCCAGATGACCAcagagggtgggctggatgcccaaaGGGCCGAATGCCCCACCTGGACGATTTCTATTGTACCAGGTGAaaaggagttaggaagggaaacaagactgggggaaactgagggactcactggaaaatagtatGTCTTCTGAATGAGTTGATAAAATCCACCATAATAAAAGACAGGACTGAGGCAGGTAGGACTGGAGTTTGTACACCGGATTGTTGGACTTTGAATGAGCATTAAAATCAGCAAGGTGTGAATGGACTCCAAACTCAGCCTGACCTCATTCCTAGGCTTTGAATCTGCCCATGCAGGCCTCCCTCTATTTTTCAAGTTATTTTCTTGGGTTCCCAAGCCCTGTGCTGATTGCACACAGCAACATTTACACTCAGTGGTGTCAAGCACTGTTCACCTCAAAATGAAAATCTGATTCTAACTAGTtgtatagtttttttttcccaactgAAGCAATTATTGCcaatatttagtttattttttgttgCATTAAGAAGCTCCAGTGTCATCCTAAAGACAGAAGAACTTACTAATTTCCCTCTTACACTGACTTCAGGCATGAGCTGTGGCAGGGACTGCTACATAGTTGTCGCCTGAAATtggctttccttttttatttagtaACTGAACTccccaatctttttttttttgtagctaaGTATGGCCACTATTTTAGGCAATGGcatatgagcaaaaaaaaaaaaaaaaaaaaaggtttttgtagAAATTCCTAACTCATCTTAATTGCTTTATTTGTTTTCACAAGACCGCATTTTAGCTCAGTTTTGTGGGTAAGTAGATCCTATCAGCAGTTAGTGCTAAGCTCTCAATATAAAAGTGGGAGCTGCTCTGAAAAGAGCCTTTGGGTAGTTAACGCCGGTTCTGATAGTAAGTTACTTGGAGCCGGTATACTTGGTAAAGGCCTTGGTGCCCTCGGACACGGCGTGCTTGGCCAGTTCCCCCGGCAGCAGCAGGCGCACGGCTGTCTGTATCTCCCTGGAGGTGATGGTCGAGCGCTTGAAATGCGCCAGGCGCGATGCCTCGCCCCCGATGCGCTCGAAGATGTTGACGAACGAGTTCATGATGTCCATGGCCTTGCACGAGATGCCGGTGTCGAGGTGGACCTGCTTGAGCACCTTGTGCACGTACACCGAGTAGCTCTCCTTAGGGCTCCGCTTGCGCTTGTTGCCGTCCTTTTTCTGCGCCTTGGCCACCGCCTTCCTGGAGCCCTTCTTAGGCGCCGGACAGGATTTGGTGGACTCAGGAATAACACCAAACAGTGCACGGAAGAAGATATGTGGGGGCGGCCTAATTTTGTAGGGCTCTTATGCAAATGGTCAATGCGTCTCAGTCCCTGATTGGATAAAACTGACCATTAGAAGCAGTTTATGCAAATAAGGAGACTTGAATTCTACCTTTTGAATGGTTGTTTTAAGTGCAAACTAGATTTTTTTCCACCatccaaaaaaatttcaaaactgcAAAAAATTAATTTCCTGTCAGTATCTATTTATGGACCTTCTCTCCCGCTAAATCCAGACCTAGAGAAAAAAGCCTGATGCACATTATGACTATAGTTTCGTACCAAATTGCAGTTAGGGGTTCCTAGGAAAGAAAATGTAGAAATCGGCTAAATGTCTTAATGTTTTCAAATGTATGCCACTGGCATTCCCAGTTTGGTCTCGTTTGGCAACATTTAGGCTTTTTCAATAGGATCCTCACATTTCAAAAGCGGTATGGCTTTTAAGAATCGAGTGTCAGTAAGTGATGGTTTGTTGGACGGTTCGGAATTGTGGAATACGGTGTTTGTAATGCTAAAATCGCTTCAAAGACAGACGCTTTGTTGAAGTATAAAGGGCGAAACTGTGCTGGATCAATTACGTTCACACGCGGAAGATTTTGAAACAGCTCAAGTATTGTAGCACGTTCATTTTCATCTATTTCGCAGATTTAATCCCACGGAAGGCGATTAGAACAAAACCAGTGACGGTTCCTGTAAATCATAAAACACAAGTCGAATAAAGGATAGAAGTGTAAGACATAAAGCACATTTCAAAAGATCAAGATTTTGTAAAATGATCTGATAGCCAATCAGAAGGCTTGTCAAGTTATTTAATTCACGGCGCGGAATTTGAAGAAACGGACCAATCAGGAGGACTTGGCCTTCATAAATACGAGCCAGCAGTGGTGCGTATCCAGAGGTGAATACGGTTTGTAGTTTTTCGTCATGGCGCGTACAAAGCAAACAGCTCGCAAATCTACCGGCGGCAAGGCTCCGCGCAAGCAGCTGGCCACCAAGGCGGCCCGGAAGAGCGCGCCGGCCACGGGCGGCGTGAAGAAGCCCCACCGCTACCGGCCCGGTACCGTGGCGCTGCGCGAGATCCGCCGCTACCAGAAGTCCACCGAGCTGCTGATCCGCAAGCTGCCGTTCCAGCGGCTGGTGCGCGAGATCGCGCAGGACTTCAAGACCGATCTGCGCTTCCAGAGCTCGGCCGTGATGGCGTTGCAGGAGGCGTGCGAGGCCTACCTGGTGGGGCTCTTCGAGGACACCAACCTGTGTGCCATCCATGCCAAGCGTGTCACCATTATGCCCAAGGACATCCAGCTGGCGCGCCGCATCCGTGGGGAGAGAGCGTAAACTAAAAGTGCCGTCTCCAAACAAAGGCTCTTTTAAGAGCCACCTAAAGTGTCTACGAAGAGCTGCTTATACGGCGTGTATAAGTTTTTTTCTGACTTCACTACACCCATCGAAAGTGCAGTGGTGCAAGCAGGAAAGCAGCTGCGTTGGGATTCCTCCAGTTCTCTGGGCATCCAGCACACTGCTTCCCTGACCTCCACACCACACGCAAGGCTTTTTTCCAATCTCCAGTGGCAGACTTGATCTCTTTCCTCTGAAGCGTTGTGCTGTATTTAGTCAAGGCTGGCACGGGATGTTTACATCCCAGCGGCCATTAATGGACGAGAGTGCTAAAAGCGGTTTTAAGTTTAGTACAGAGCTGCTTTAAGTGCCTTAACGGGGGGAAGGTTTCGTTGAAAGGTTAGGTGTTCCATGTTTTAAGTAGCTTGTACTTGAGTACTTTCAAACGAGTAAGTTATGCAGCGACAACAAATGTTGCATTCTTGGTGGCCTCCGGCTTTGGAAATGTAATCCTGTCTAGGTGACATGCGCTAGGGTCAAGGGAGGCAGTTGAAAAATTTGATTTATTCTATGTCGTTAAAACTGAAATTTGCTAGGGATCCAGAAATGGTGTAATGAAATCTAAAAGTACTGATCCTTGAGCAATCCTTGTAAAAAGTGAAGGTGTCTGTACACACTTTAGATGAAGGACCCAGGTGGAGCAGATCTGGCCCCAGAACATGTGTTTCACCAGGTATCCAGAGTTCATCTTCAAGCAGTACCACCAGCAATAGGCACCCAGCAGTGTGGCCAGTGGCACAGCAGGGCAGAGCATTACTGTCCCAGGTACAGGACCTGGAGTGACAGCTGACTGTTGAGCAGACTAGGAATTCAGAGCTTGTTGCTGCAACTAGCTGAAAACTGCAGAATATGTCTGTACCCTGCATGATATGGtcactgtaagtctggggagaggaaatcccggggcaaaatacctctaaaaaccgaaatcagtcaaagggagcaatgaaatttaaaacccgtttattgctcacaaactgcagttcgGGGCCGTTTCTCTCTTgactgctccagcagaagccaaaaccggccctcccctcacttctcaggtacaaataagccctccttgcccaggtaaatTACTCATTGATATgcaaacttctctccacccctgagaagTGATGTAAATGCACTAAAGTCATACTTCTTTCCGACacggaatgcctattgatatgcagatgtactaaagtcaggcgagatattctggaaatgttacaattttacccataacaATGGGAATAGGCAGAAGAGGGCAGAGACAAGGACAGAGCAGATTACCTCATCTTTCTCTGGGTGATGGAAAGGGGTCTATCAGATTACCTCACCACTGCTGACCCGGAAATTCCGGATTTATTTACTGCTTTAAGATTACATTCCTGAAAGAGGTTGAAACTACAATTAAACTAGGTGTTAAGCACTGAGCTTGGTGACATAGGCTTGGCACAAGTGATTCCTTTGTATGGGGGGTTCTGTTATCTCTTTCAACAGTATAAACAATGCAGAATTACAGAAGAAAACAATATGAATTGTCATGGGCtaatgccctgttctcatttgGAGGACAGAGAGGATGGAGGGTTATAGTCCTTTCCTGGGCTTGGTGCAATGAATTCCAGCAAAGTTGCACTCTTAATGGTAGACAAGGATTATATGCAAGTGCCAGAAATAAAAGTGGGATAAATCCTAGATTTTTACTTCGTAAAAAAAAGTTTGCTGAGCTAATTACATGGGAGcattaggaaaatgtaaatgatgtccTTGGAATAAATAGAATGTTCAAAACAAAGATGATTATCATCATGCCCTTATGATGTACCAACCACACTATCCTAAAGGGCATGGGTTAGCTCAGCCACACACATCGGAAAATGTTAGATTACAAATACCAGTTTTGAAACTCAATTAACTTTTGAGGTAGAGGCAGCAATATCTAAAAAATCACATTCCAACATAAAAGAACCAAACCTCGGCCCAATGGACATGTCATCACTAGAACAGccagaagaaagcaaaaaactGCTGTTTATGAAAAAAGACCACATTGATTTGTTAAGCAAGCCACAGAGTACTAAGCAATACAGGGTAGCAACTACTGAAGAATTGTCACAGCTTTTTTACCTTGTTGAAGTAAGTAAATTCACAAGCTTCCAAAGCGTCCCTAGAGTCCCTTGAACCCAGTTCTCCCTCATGGTGACAACCTAGAAATTATACTATCAAAGTCAGGTGATTGACATTGGCAAAATAGTAACTATTTACCAGGTTTTACATGTACTCTTTTGTGAGGTGGTGGGGGGGGGGTAACCCTATGCAATTTTATCCAGGGTGTAGATTCATGTGTCTATCACCGCAATACTGATTCAAAACTCTTCCACCACCAGCAAAGGACTCCTTATGGTCACTTCCACCCACTTCTGAATAACTAATCCATTCTCCATATCTAGTTTTATTATTTCGAAAATGTTTTATAAGTGGAATTCTGTGACATTTTGAGACTGGCTTTTTCCACTAAACATTATGCCTTGACATCCATCCAGGTGGTTTCATGTATCAATAGTCTCCCTTTTTATTACTAAGTAGGATTCCAATGTATAAATGtatgatattttatttaactatttGCCAATTGAAAGATACTGTTTCTAAATTAGGCTGTTgcaaataaagctgttatgaacTTTCATGTACAGGGTTTGTGCTGTTCCCCTGCCATCCCTTTGGTTTTTCTATTTCCTGCATTCAACCTTAGTTACATCTTTTCAGATGCAGAAGAGCTATGATGATGACTGTGAACCTAATAATCATCTTTTCAATAGTCACAGGAATCACATTGCTTTACTGTTATCATTTGCTAGTTTGCTTCAAGGTTTACAAGTATTGCACTGAATGGTTCCAGTTTCTGAAATATCACTTTGGGTTCTGTAGCTGATTCTTAACTCTTATCTAGCAAGAGTCTGCAACGTTTGTTGAATAAACTGCTGTTACTCAGGTTCTGCGGTTCCTGCCTTGGCACTTGGGTTCTCTAAGTCCGagaaaaggaaatcccggggcaaaatacctctaaaaaccgaaatcagtcaaagggacaaataaagtttaaaacccgtttattattcacaaactgcagtcccgggcCGTCtttctctgctctggaagaagtcaGCGAGCAAGCCAGCGAGCCCCCTCCCCTttacctctcaggttcagacacgccctaggttgcccagataattacccattgatatggagatgaactctccacccctgaggatatgcagatgtactaaagcccggcaagatattctggaaatgttacaattttacccacaggttgTTATGTGCAGATACTCACTTAGTTCCTAAAGATCCTCCAGTGTTTAGTTATCCTCCCAGTCTAAGAGGAAGCTGGGAATTCCCATTGCTAGTATTGGTAAAACCTGACTGAACTCACACATCCTGGGCTTCTCAAGGGTTTGTCATAGGCTTCTGCACTTGTTGGAGGAAAGTTGAGAGTTACTGTCTCATTGGTTCTTTGAGGATTAATAAATGAGCATTATTCAGAACCATCTGTGCAAGTTCTGAGTTCTTTCTGCCTTagtgactgtgggtaaaattgtaacatgaaAATCAGGATGTTCTtttgagtcttttttctttttcaatatagGGTTTTGGGGTGGTGGTGTATCCAAACTTTGGTACAGTCTGCTTGATAGTCTTGGTCATTTGGAATAAGTGGTAATTAGTATATGCCATTCTGAATGCTCTTGCAGTTTTTGTCCTATGTTAAATCTagtgggatggcaaaacattGGGCAACATTctgcaaatattaattgaataatTGAATTAGGTAAAGATTATCAATGAATGCTAAAATCTTTAGGAAAAGGTTGGGGAATAGTATGTTCAAAAAGTGCCAAGTATCCCTATACATTGCTATTTATTTGCAAAGGGAAAAATACATCTTTACAGTGGAGTAAGCCCCCCATATGTTGTGATCTAACTTAGACGCAGTAAAAGTACCCAACCTCGTGTACATAAGATAAGATATAACCTTTGAGAAAGGTGTCCCTGGAATCTAACCATGTCTCATCCTGCTCTttacagtgtaagataaattctaaccgaaataagcaggtgatgagaggcaacaaagggccaggcagtttatttgagcgtaGTCCCgggtgaggttcaccagtctgagtTAAATACAGGCTAGAGAAGTCGTGCCCAGCGCGGGAGGCGGTGagttttaagagaacagggaagggagggggaagtgggccgtgCCAGGGGTATGTGGgcaatttttattggctcagcgtcaggtgatggacagccagaggtctcctcctccCGTagggagggggtctgcatcttgGATTTGTCGGCAGGTCATGGGACTGCTTCCTTCCCCATACAGCACAGAGCTGCTTGATGCTGTCTCTCCTCCGCCCCGCACTGTCCTCGCCCTTCTCCCTCTGGTATTTCCAGCcttacacagagaaaaaagaagccaGTTAAATACCCTCACACCTCACAAGGGGAAAAGACAATCAGAATCCATAACGTGGGTCCATGTAGACAATTGGTTTGGTTTCTTCAAAAAGTCATGTCATTAAAAAAGGTATATAAAAGGTGGGAGACTGTTTAAGAGACTAAGGTAATATATCAACAAAACCCAATGTGTTGATTGGATCCTGGTTCTAAAGATAAAGCTTAAAAGGTATTTTAGAAACAATTCAGGAAACTTGAATGTAGACTAGATATTAGAtcatttaatgaatttttttggttTGATAGTATTGAAATTATGTGGAGAATTCTGATTCTTAGAGGAGTTAgatactgaaatatttaggggTAAAGCATCACAATGTttgtaatttactttaaaaaacatatgtacatatagaCATATCCATACAGATGTTAAATCACTCAGTTATTGATTCTAGGTGATATAAGGATGATTGATAAACccatcttttatctttttgtttgaatatttttgtaataCAAATTTGGGGAAAATTCAAGGGGTGACAAAATGTGTTGAAAACTGATCCGTTATTATGAGAGAGGTCATCTGAACAGGTGAATGTAAAGATCTTTTGCCTGTAGAGAGGGCATGAAGCAGGACACACAGCCCCTGGTGTTTGTCATAGATATATACCATTACCCCTGCACTGACTCTGAACAGAAGTTAGCTAGAGGGGAAGGGCACAGAACAGATCACTTCAGACCATGGCAGTAACAGGTAAGGGGGCCAAAAGAGTAAAGACATAGGAGACCGTAAGGGGGCAGTTAAATGCCATAGAGGCTGGGAAAGGATATATGAAGAAGCAGGCCCAGTGGTTGCCTGGGTGAGGAGAGGGCATCCTCTTGTAAACTGAGAAGCTGGGAATTACCTTATATGTTGGGAGACATGTCAGCGAGGTGTGTGTAGGTGATCTGCACAGTAGTTACATTAATTCTTTTTGTTACGGTGACTGTGCACTTTTTGCTGTGTAGTGACCACATTGGGTTGATGTTACTGTTCAGTTCAGGTAGAGATAGGTGACACTGTCTTACAGTGGGTGATAAGAAGAGAGTTTCCTAACAAAACTATTGCAAACTGAGGGCAAGGTACAGAAACTTCAAGAAACAGGGCCTTAACCCAGGCCTCCTAAGTGGGGACAGGTTATTACCTATAAGCCTGAAGGGGCAAGGGAAGCAGTTACTGGAGCTTCATATACAGGGATCCCTGAGAGGAGTTGTGGCTTTgagagagggatgcaggcagCAAATGGTAACCCAGGCAGGGAAATGGGAATAAATACCCACTCTCACCCATCTTGCTCTCCTTTCCTCCAGTCTCCAGCAGGTGCTTTTCACTGGCTGAACAGTACTAGAAGTTACAGTCCAGGTAACACATTGGTCAGATCTATATGTGAGCTTTCATAGGTAAGCCTCTTAGGTGGAGACAGTGGCCAGGTGGAGAAGGTAGAGGTAAGTCCAGATGGCCAAATGGAAGATAACTGGTGCAGCTTCATGTTATGAAGTAATGCTATCtccatgttttataaaataaggtTGTAAAAAGTTATCTGTTTCTATTATAtactttcttttgaaatatttaaagtccTTTGCCTTGTCACTGGAAGTAGCTTGTCGGGATGGTGTCAAAATTTAAACCATTTGTAGACCACATAGGAACTTTACAaaccattataaaaattttattctgTATACCCAATTACACAGGGCTAAATATTTACTCTCtaaatatatgtgttttaaaTGTTGAATGGTATGTTTTATTATGAACATACTGGGTTTCAGACAAGGACTTGCTTTCTTCACATATATCAAATGTATTGATAAAAGGTTTTTCCAGAACTGCTCAGCTGCCAGCAGGGTAATTGCATGATTTTGGAACTTTGTTGCCTCCAAATGAGCATGTATCTATAGTCTTTGCTCcatttcttagaaataaaattctatcttaggatatacatttttccactattactttattttttccatcaaaGCCAAGTTTTTCAATCAATTTTCCTACAGACAGCACAGTATTTTGCACCCTTATATAGTATGACGTAGTGTTTAAACAGCAGGCTGGATCCAGAGTGAATGGATTAAAATCATGGTTCTAACACTTACTAGTTGTGTGGTAAGGCagataacctctctgtgccttgatgacctcatctgtaaaatggggataatgacatTTTCCCTACAGAGTTTTTGTGAGAACTTTGGAGTCAAACAGACATGGCTCCTCTCTTACCTGGCCTGAGATCTTAGTATAAAACACTAATAGAAAACTTGGAAAGTATAGAAACAGATAAATCCTTAAGGTAGTGGTTTAGAGTACTACACAGTGTTTGGGGGTTAAGTTTTTATTTCTAAACCGCAGTTTAACTTACTGAGGGATAGATCGTGATTACtaacaattttaaattaattcctCTCTTACATCTTATTTCCAAAATGCCAAAGCATCGTCAAATCtctaaaagaagagagaggagagttTTGAATCATGATGGGGTTCTTTTACACCTACTGTGGTTGGGAATGTGTGGCCACTCAATGGACAAGAACAGGAGGAATCAGCTTAGGTCTCAGGGACAGACAGCTCCATAGGACCCCCAgttttctgtttgtctttctACCTGCTATACAAGAATTTAGCAAAACTTATTCAGTGCAGTGGCTAACTTTTCCATTCCCTGGAAACTTAATTCTCCCCTGCATAGTTTCTGTAGCTCCCACATATAGATGGAATTGGGGCAGCTGGAACTTCGAGTTATGCACTCCACAGAGCAGCCTGCAGGAgtggaaaatgtttctttttccattctaggttctttgtctggtctaataattaaatcAACATAGGGCAGATTAGCAGTAGAAAACAAATTTTGTATGTATGAAAGccccataaaaataca from Manis pentadactyla isolate mManPen7 chromosome 16, mManPen7.hap1, whole genome shotgun sequence carries:
- the LOC118910017 gene encoding uncharacterized protein LOC118910017: MFLSIYKGNLTRTSSLLLLPEMARTKQTARKSTGGKAPRKQLATKAARKSAPATGGVKKPHRYRPGTVALREIRRYQKSTELLIRKLPFQRLVREIAQDFKTDLRFQSSAVMALQEACEAYLVGLFEDTNLCAIHAKRVTIMPKDIQLARRIRGEREEPLVEKPEGEEEEAYRWQIGYPGPRLGALGHGVLGQFPRQQQAHGCLYLPGGDGRALEMRQARCLAPDALEDVDERVHDVHGLARDAGVEVDLLEHLVHVHRVALLRAPLALVAVLFLRLGHRLPGALLRRRTGFGGLRNNTKQCTEEDMWGRPNFFFVMARTKQTARKSTGGKAPRKQLATKAARKSAPATGGVKKPHRYRPGTVALREIRRYQKSTELLIRKLPFQRLVREIAQDFKTDLRFQSSAVMALQEACEAYLVGLFEDTNLCAIHAKRVTIMPKDIQLARRIRGERA